Proteins from a genomic interval of Cyanobium sp. AMD-g:
- a CDS encoding sodium-dependent bicarbonate transport family permease translates to MNFLSDFIPLFLEQLQSPTLGFLIGGIVVASLGSQLAIPDSIYKFISFFLLMKIGLTGGIAIRNSNPSEILLPAIAAVLIGIVIVFIGRYTLGKLPGITVPDAVATGGLFGAVSGSTLAAVLPQLDSAKIPYEAWTAALYPFMDIPALVTAIVVASVYLSKQNGKASEKVEIWPIIQESMQSSAVTSLLLGVALGILTKPEPVYESFFNPLFRGFLAILMIIMGMEAAQRMNELRKVAQWFAIYAFFAPIVHGFLAFGLGLVIHKITGFSIGGAVVLAVIAASSSDISGPPTLRAGIPSANPSAYIGASTAIGTPVAIAICIPLFIGLAEMLG, encoded by the coding sequence GTGAATTTCCTTTCCGACTTCATCCCGCTCTTCCTGGAGCAGCTTCAGTCCCCGACCCTCGGATTCCTGATCGGGGGCATCGTCGTCGCCTCACTTGGCAGCCAGCTGGCCATTCCAGATTCGATCTACAAATTCATCAGCTTCTTCCTGTTGATGAAGATCGGCCTGACCGGCGGGATCGCCATTCGCAACTCCAACCCCTCCGAGATCCTTCTCCCGGCGATCGCGGCTGTGCTGATTGGCATCGTGATCGTTTTCATCGGTCGTTACACCCTCGGGAAACTGCCCGGCATCACGGTGCCTGACGCCGTGGCCACGGGTGGCCTGTTCGGCGCGGTGAGTGGCTCCACGCTGGCGGCGGTGCTGCCGCAGCTGGATTCCGCCAAGATCCCCTATGAGGCTTGGACGGCGGCCCTCTATCCCTTCATGGACATTCCGGCACTTGTGACGGCGATCGTGGTGGCCAGCGTTTATCTCAGCAAGCAAAACGGCAAGGCTTCCGAAAAAGTCGAGATCTGGCCGATCATCCAAGAGAGCATGCAGAGCTCGGCTGTCACATCGCTGCTACTGGGTGTGGCCCTTGGGATTCTCACCAAGCCCGAGCCTGTCTATGAGAGCTTCTTCAATCCGTTGTTCCGCGGCTTCCTCGCGATTCTGATGATCATCATGGGGATGGAGGCAGCCCAGCGCATGAATGAGCTGCGCAAGGTTGCCCAGTGGTTTGCCATCTACGCCTTCTTTGCGCCCATCGTGCATGGATTTCTGGCCTTCGGCCTTGGCCTTGTCATTCACAAGATCACCGGCTTCAGCATCGGTGGCGCCGTCGTGCTGGCGGTGATCGCTGCATCCAGCTCGGATATCTCGGGCCCGCCCACCCTTCGTGCCGGCATCCCATCGGCGAATCCCTCGGCCTACATCGGTGCTTCCACAGCCATCGGAACGCCGGTGGCGATCGCCATCTGCATCCCGCTGTTCATTGGGCTTGCCGAGATGCTGGGATGA
- a CDS encoding SulP family inorganic anion transporter, which yields MATVSSPPGPPPFRLLNHISTQNIKGDLFGGVTAAVIALPMALAFGVASGAGAAAGLWGAVLVGLFAALFGGTPTLISEPTGPMTVVMTAVIASLTARDPENGLAMAFTVVMLAGVFQIVFGMLKLGRYVTQMPYTVISGFMSGIGIILMVLQFGPFLGQAIPKGGVIGTLTNVPSLLANARPAEVTLAVVTLAILWFTPGKIKKVAPPQLIALVLGTVLSLTLLTGGGGVAGGDGEEIRRIGEIASGFPSLRLPHFELAQLQVMLIDAAVLGMLGCIDALLTAVIADSITRTEHDPNKELIGQGLGNLASGLFGGIAGAGATMGTVVNIQAGGRSALSGISRALILMLVILAGTRLAAQIPQAVLAGIALKVGFDIVDWGFLKRAHRISITGALIMYLVIALTVLVDLIAAVGIGVFIANILTIDKMSALQSKSVKSISTGDGDLLLNPEEKILLDQGKGEVLLFQLTGAMIFGVAKAIGREHNAIGVCKAVVFDLTEVSHLGVTAALAVELAVEEAIEKGRQVFVVGASGTTRERLERLGLYAKLPLERTTLSRHDALQQAVAGLA from the coding sequence ATGGCAACTGTTTCGTCCCCTCCAGGGCCTCCCCCTTTCCGGCTGCTGAATCACATCAGCACCCAGAACATCAAGGGCGACCTGTTCGGAGGGGTCACCGCTGCGGTGATCGCCCTGCCGATGGCGCTCGCTTTTGGTGTGGCCTCCGGTGCCGGGGCTGCCGCCGGACTCTGGGGCGCCGTGCTGGTGGGCCTGTTTGCTGCCCTGTTCGGCGGAACGCCCACGCTGATCTCGGAGCCCACCGGGCCGATGACGGTGGTGATGACGGCCGTCATTGCCAGTCTCACCGCCCGGGACCCTGAGAACGGCCTGGCCATGGCCTTCACCGTGGTGATGCTGGCCGGCGTGTTCCAGATCGTTTTCGGCATGCTGAAGCTGGGTCGCTACGTCACCCAGATGCCTTACACGGTGATCTCGGGCTTCATGAGCGGCATCGGCATCATCCTGATGGTGCTGCAGTTCGGTCCCTTCCTCGGCCAGGCCATCCCCAAGGGCGGCGTGATCGGCACCCTCACCAACGTGCCCTCGTTGCTGGCCAACGCCCGGCCCGCTGAAGTCACCCTGGCGGTGGTCACGTTGGCGATCCTCTGGTTCACACCCGGCAAGATCAAGAAGGTGGCACCGCCCCAGCTGATCGCTCTGGTCCTTGGCACGGTCCTCTCCCTCACCCTGCTCACCGGTGGCGGTGGTGTCGCTGGAGGCGATGGGGAAGAGATCCGCCGCATCGGTGAGATCGCCTCCGGCTTCCCCAGCCTGCGGTTGCCCCACTTCGAGCTGGCCCAGCTGCAGGTGATGCTGATTGATGCTGCGGTGCTCGGCATGCTCGGCTGCATTGATGCCCTGCTCACCGCCGTGATTGCCGACAGCATCACCCGCACCGAGCACGATCCCAACAAGGAACTGATCGGCCAGGGCCTGGGCAACCTGGCCTCCGGCCTGTTCGGCGGCATCGCCGGAGCCGGCGCCACCATGGGCACTGTCGTCAACATCCAGGCGGGAGGGCGCAGTGCCCTTTCGGGTATCAGTCGTGCCTTGATCCTGATGTTGGTGATTCTGGCCGGCACCCGGCTGGCGGCTCAGATCCCCCAGGCCGTTCTGGCCGGCATCGCCTTGAAGGTGGGCTTCGACATCGTCGACTGGGGCTTCCTGAAGCGGGCCCACCGCATCTCGATCACCGGGGCCTTGATCATGTATCTGGTGATCGCCCTCACCGTGCTGGTGGACCTGATTGCCGCTGTAGGGATCGGCGTGTTCATCGCCAACATCCTCACCATCGACAAGATGAGCGCTCTGCAGAGCAAGTCGGTCAAGTCGATCTCCACCGGCGATGGCGATCTTTTGCTCAACCCCGAGGAGAAAATCTTGCTGGACCAGGGCAAGGGGGAGGTGCTGCTGTTTCAACTCACCGGCGCCATGATCTTTGGCGTGGCCAAGGCCATTGGCCGTGAGCACAATGCCATCGGCGTCTGCAAGGCCGTCGTGTTCGATCTCACCGAGGTCTCCCACCTCGGTGTCACCGCAGCACTGGCGGTGGAGCTTGCCGTCGAAGAAGCCATCGAGAAGGGTCGCCAGGTGTTCGTGGTCGGCGCCAGCGGAACGACCCGCGAGCGGCTCGAGAGGCTCGGGCTGTACGCCAAGCTGCCGTTGGAGCGCACCACCCTCAGCCGCCACGACGCCCTGCAGCAGGCGGTGGCCGGCTTGGCCTGA
- the mazG gene encoding nucleoside triphosphate pyrophosphohydrolase: MSGSRPLHASQADGAALEALAELVAVVARLRDPQEGCPWDLAQTHATLIPYVLEEAHEVADAIRQGDDGHLAEELGDLLLQVVLHARIASEAGSFDLAAVASAITEKLVRRHPHVFDSAAERADNPEAVRRSWEAIKAVEHQERGRATAGPGASPPAASPLSDRLAEKVRGQPALAGAMTISRKAAAAGFEWDAIEGVWAKVQEEMDELREAVASGDRAHAQEELGDVLFTLVNVARWCDLDPEEGLAGTNRRFLDRFSRVEAALGGDLGGRRLAELEGHWQAAKAQIRAEGGLGPIRPPVDPAAAGS; the protein is encoded by the coding sequence ATGTCCGGTTCCCGGCCGCTTCACGCTTCTCAAGCCGATGGGGCCGCCCTGGAGGCCCTGGCCGAGCTGGTGGCGGTCGTGGCCCGGCTGCGGGATCCCCAGGAAGGCTGCCCCTGGGACCTGGCCCAGACCCACGCCACCCTGATCCCCTACGTGCTGGAGGAGGCCCACGAGGTGGCCGATGCGATCCGCCAGGGCGATGACGGCCATCTGGCCGAAGAACTGGGCGACCTGTTGCTGCAAGTGGTCCTGCACGCCCGCATCGCCAGTGAGGCGGGGAGCTTCGATCTGGCCGCCGTCGCCTCTGCCATCACGGAGAAGCTGGTGCGGCGCCACCCGCATGTGTTCGATTCGGCGGCGGAACGGGCCGACAACCCCGAGGCCGTGCGCCGCAGCTGGGAGGCGATCAAGGCCGTGGAACACCAGGAGCGTGGGCGTGCCACCGCCGGCCCTGGCGCGTCGCCACCGGCCGCCAGCCCCCTCAGCGACCGGCTGGCCGAGAAGGTGCGCGGCCAGCCGGCCCTGGCCGGCGCCATGACCATCTCCCGCAAGGCCGCCGCCGCCGGCTTCGAGTGGGACGCCATCGAGGGCGTGTGGGCGAAGGTGCAGGAGGAGATGGACGAACTGCGGGAGGCCGTGGCCAGCGGCGACCGGGCCCACGCCCAGGAGGAGCTGGGCGACGTGCTCTTCACCCTGGTCAACGTGGCCCGCTGGTGCGACCTCGACCCGGAGGAGGGCCTGGCCGGCACCAACCGCCGCTTCCTCGATCGCTTTTCCCGGGTGGAGGCCGCCCTGGGCGGCGACCTCGGCGGCCGCCGCCTCGCGGAGCTGGAGGGCCACTGGCAGGCGGCCAAGGCCCAGATCCGCGCTGAGGGGGGGCTCGGCCCTATCCGTCCTCCTGTGGACCCTGCCGCCGCTGGTTCTTGA
- the arfB gene encoding alternative ribosome rescue aminoacyl-tRNA hydrolase ArfB, whose amino-acid sequence MSGDLPLGNGLVIPAAELGWRFSRASGPGGQGVNTTDSRVELVYDLAASGALPPTLRERALRRLAARLTPAGLVVVAAEQRSQWQNRQAAQKRLVELIQAAIAPPPPPRRPTKPSRGSVERRLKAKRQRGSIKNQRRQGPQEDG is encoded by the coding sequence GTGAGCGGCGATCTGCCCCTGGGAAACGGCCTGGTGATCCCTGCGGCCGAACTGGGCTGGCGCTTCTCGCGTGCTTCCGGCCCCGGGGGCCAGGGGGTGAACACCACTGACTCCCGGGTGGAGCTGGTGTACGACCTGGCTGCCAGCGGTGCCCTGCCCCCGACCCTGCGGGAGCGGGCCCTGCGGCGGCTGGCCGCCCGGCTGACCCCGGCCGGGCTGGTGGTCGTGGCGGCGGAGCAGCGCTCCCAGTGGCAGAACCGTCAGGCGGCCCAGAAGCGCCTGGTGGAGCTGATTCAGGCGGCGATCGCGCCGCCGCCGCCGCCCCGCCGCCCGACCAAGCCCAGCCGCGGCTCGGTGGAGCGCCGGCTGAAGGCCAAACGGCAGCGGGGATCGATCAAGAACCAGCGGCGGCAGGGTCCACAGGAGGACGGATAG
- a CDS encoding carbonic anhydrase, translated as MAHSRRQLLRLLGLAGTGLALNTLRPASAAAADGTLTERLSVCRPAGDPLQELLRRNRDFSRTWQAAERSDDPLSRATLLHETWPLHCQVRPDALAAGQRPWASVLCCADSRVAPEWIFACGAGELFEVRSAGNTAFDAGVASLEYAVAELAVPLILVMGHSGCGAVTAAMASNPLTPLLEELVTPIRASLKPGADLAQSVRSNAAAAASALPQRSALLRQALADGRLHIQAAYFDIGSGEVSLV; from the coding sequence ATGGCACATTCCAGACGCCAACTCCTGCGGCTCCTCGGCCTGGCGGGCACCGGGCTGGCCCTGAACACCCTGCGGCCGGCGTCGGCCGCCGCCGCGGACGGCACCCTGACGGAACGGCTGTCGGTGTGCCGTCCCGCCGGCGACCCGCTGCAGGAACTGCTGCGCCGCAACCGCGACTTCTCCCGCACCTGGCAGGCGGCCGAGCGCAGCGACGATCCCCTGTCGCGGGCCACCCTGCTGCACGAGACCTGGCCGCTGCACTGCCAGGTGCGGCCCGATGCCCTGGCCGCCGGCCAGCGGCCCTGGGCCTCGGTGCTCTGCTGCGCCGATTCGCGGGTGGCACCGGAGTGGATCTTCGCCTGCGGCGCCGGGGAACTGTTTGAGGTGCGCAGCGCCGGCAACACGGCCTTCGACGCGGGTGTCGCCTCGCTGGAGTACGCCGTGGCGGAGCTGGCGGTGCCCCTGATCCTGGTGATGGGCCACAGCGGCTGCGGCGCGGTGACCGCCGCCATGGCCAGCAACCCGCTCACACCCCTGCTGGAGGAGCTGGTGACACCGATCCGGGCCAGCCTGAAGCCGGGTGCTGACCTGGCCCAGTCGGTGCGCAGCAACGCGGCCGCCGCCGCCAGCGCCCTGCCACAACGCAGTGCCCTGCTGCGCCAGGCCCTTGCCGACGGCCGGCTGCACATCCAGGCCGCCTACTTCGACATCGGCAGCGGCGAAGTGAGTCTGGTGTGA
- the speE gene encoding polyamine aminopropyltransferase: protein MGPQQPPADACPPGAWVDEELGGVRYGLAATVVEEHTSPYQRITIIDSQTYGKGLLLDGCWMTAEKQERHYHEPLVHPALCAAASIERVLVIGGGDGGTARECLRHPGVAHLDMVEIDGLVVELSRKHLPSLGGDAWSDPRFHLTVGDGIAWAANAPDASYDVVLVDGSDPAGPAEGLFNRSFFQHCRRLLRPGGVFATQSESPEAFRQVHIDTVQLLREVFGHADPLYGWVPMYPSGWWSWTFACPDGPRYREPLAERAEAVAAGCSIWSPRWQRGAFEAVPAFVERQLADAAAQP from the coding sequence ATGGGACCCCAACAGCCACCGGCCGACGCCTGCCCCCCGGGCGCCTGGGTGGACGAGGAGCTGGGCGGGGTGCGCTACGGCCTGGCCGCCACCGTGGTGGAGGAGCACACCAGCCCTTACCAACGCATCACCATCATCGACAGCCAGACCTACGGCAAGGGGCTGCTGCTAGACGGCTGCTGGATGACGGCGGAGAAGCAGGAGCGGCACTACCACGAACCGCTGGTGCATCCGGCCCTCTGCGCCGCCGCCTCGATCGAACGGGTGCTGGTGATCGGCGGCGGTGACGGCGGCACCGCCCGCGAATGCCTGCGCCACCCCGGTGTCGCCCACCTCGACATGGTGGAGATCGACGGGCTGGTGGTGGAGCTCTCCCGGAAGCACCTGCCCAGCCTGGGCGGCGACGCCTGGAGCGACCCCCGCTTCCACCTCACCGTCGGCGACGGCATCGCCTGGGCGGCCAATGCCCCCGACGCCAGCTACGACGTCGTGCTGGTGGATGGTTCCGATCCGGCGGGACCGGCCGAGGGCCTGTTCAACCGCAGCTTCTTCCAGCACTGCCGCCGCCTGCTGCGCCCCGGCGGTGTGTTCGCCACCCAGAGCGAATCCCCCGAGGCCTTCCGCCAGGTGCACATCGACACCGTGCAACTGCTGCGCGAGGTGTTCGGCCATGCCGACCCGCTGTACGGCTGGGTGCCGATGTACCCCAGCGGCTGGTGGAGCTGGACCTTCGCCTGCCCCGATGGCCCCCGCTACCGGGAGCCCCTGGCGGAACGCGCTGAGGCGGTGGCGGCGGGCTGCAGCATCTGGTCGCCCCGCTGGCAGCGGGGCGCCTTCGAGGCGGTGCCGGCCTTCGTGGAGCGTCAGCTGGCCGATGCCGCGGCCCAGCCATGA
- the speB gene encoding agmatinase codes for MSLELFDTEGAIYMGARREPQGCTVGLFGVPYDGTTSFRPGTRFGPAAIREVSSGLESYDPQLDLDLEDLAFADLGAVAIPFGAPEPVVAAVRRATEAVLNLGLAPLMLGGEHSISSGAVAAVAQRRPDLVLVQLDAHADLRQSWLGAHHSHACAMRRCLEVLPSGELRQIAIRSGTCEEFQELRSSGRLVPIDAMAAALAPLRGRPLYLTVDLDWFDPAVLPGTGTPEPGGFQWPQFAELLEELRHHQLVAADVVELAPQLDPSGVSAVLAAKVTRSLLLLLGAQ; via the coding sequence ATGAGCCTGGAACTGTTCGACACCGAAGGGGCGATCTACATGGGTGCCCGCCGCGAGCCCCAGGGTTGCACCGTGGGGCTGTTCGGCGTGCCCTACGACGGCACCACCTCCTTCCGCCCCGGCACCCGTTTCGGCCCGGCGGCGATCCGGGAGGTCAGCAGCGGCCTGGAGAGCTACGACCCCCAGCTCGACCTGGATCTCGAGGATCTGGCCTTCGCCGATCTGGGGGCCGTGGCGATCCCCTTCGGTGCCCCCGAGCCGGTGGTGGCGGCGGTGCGTCGGGCCACCGAGGCGGTGCTGAATCTGGGCCTGGCGCCCCTGATGCTGGGCGGTGAGCACTCGATCAGCAGTGGGGCCGTGGCGGCGGTGGCGCAGCGCCGACCGGATCTGGTGCTGGTGCAGCTCGATGCCCACGCCGACCTGCGGCAGAGCTGGCTCGGGGCCCACCACAGCCATGCCTGCGCCATGCGCCGCTGCCTGGAGGTGCTGCCCAGTGGCGAGCTGCGCCAGATCGCCATCCGCAGCGGCACCTGCGAGGAGTTCCAGGAGCTGCGCAGCAGCGGCCGGCTGGTGCCGATCGACGCCATGGCGGCGGCGCTGGCACCCCTGCGGGGCCGGCCGCTCTATCTCACCGTCGACCTCGACTGGTTCGATCCCGCCGTGCTGCCTGGCACGGGCACCCCGGAGCCCGGCGGTTTCCAGTGGCCGCAGTTCGCCGAGTTGCTGGAAGAACTGCGGCACCACCAGCTGGTGGCCGCCGACGTGGTGGAGCTGGCTCCCCAGCTCGACCCGAGCGGTGTCAGCGCCGTCCTGGCCGCCAAGGTGACCCGGAGCCTGCTGCTGCTGCTTGGCGCTCAGTAG
- a CDS encoding cyclic nucleotide-binding domain-containing protein, whose translation MDCETFTLPTGAHVFSRGASANAIYAVRRGIVELVGEQGEKTCYRPGELFSYQDITWRELSHRSDAFARTPVEVLRLDRLRFLNLLHNHPTLAVQLIGQQHTRLREQRASGTCCY comes from the coding sequence GTGGATTGTGAAACCTTCACCCTTCCCACAGGAGCCCACGTCTTCTCCCGCGGCGCCAGCGCCAACGCCATCTATGCCGTGCGGCGCGGCATCGTTGAGCTGGTGGGCGAGCAGGGCGAGAAAACCTGTTACCGCCCCGGTGAACTGTTCAGCTACCAGGACATCACCTGGCGCGAGCTGAGCCACCGCAGTGACGCCTTCGCCCGAACGCCGGTGGAAGTGCTGCGGCTCGATCGGCTCCGCTTCCTCAACCTGCTGCACAACCACCCCACCCTGGCCGTGCAGCTGATCGGCCAGCAGCACACCCGCCTGCGCGAGCAGCGCGCCAGCGGCACCTGCTGCTACTGA
- the gcvT gene encoding glycine cleavage system aminomethyltransferase GcvT produces MDSTPQRRTPLDAAAVAAGARMVPFAGWQMAIQFAGLVQEHNAVRQHCGVFDISHMGVLTLRGRGTKDALQRLVPTDLFRIGPGEACYTVLLNDAGGIRDDLIVYDRGRVAGPEGERDEVVLVINAACAEADTAWITSQLEPEGITITDRKGDGVLLALQGPEAPARLEALVGTSLAGLPRFGHRELAIDGAPVFVGRTGYTGEDGFELLLGREAGLALWQRLLAEGVTPCGLGARDTLRLEAAMHLYGNEMDAATSPLEAGLGWLVHLEMPADFIGRAALERQTAEGVVRKLVGLKLQGRAIARHGYPVLQDGVKVGVVTSGTWSPTLGEAVALAYVPAAAAKPGTELAVEIRGRAEPAVVVKRPFYRRG; encoded by the coding sequence ATGGATTCCACTCCCCAGCGCCGCACCCCCCTGGACGCCGCGGCCGTCGCCGCGGGTGCCCGCATGGTGCCCTTTGCCGGCTGGCAGATGGCGATCCAGTTCGCCGGCCTGGTGCAGGAGCACAACGCGGTGCGGCAGCACTGCGGCGTCTTTGACATCTCCCACATGGGCGTGCTCACCCTGCGCGGGCGGGGCACCAAGGATGCCCTGCAGCGGCTGGTGCCCACCGACCTGTTCCGCATCGGCCCCGGCGAGGCCTGCTACACGGTGCTGCTCAACGATGCCGGCGGCATCCGCGACGACCTGATCGTCTACGACCGCGGTCGCGTCGCTGGCCCCGAGGGGGAGCGCGATGAAGTGGTGCTGGTGATCAACGCCGCCTGCGCCGAGGCCGACACCGCCTGGATCACCAGCCAGTTGGAGCCCGAGGGCATCACCATCACCGACCGCAAGGGCGATGGGGTGCTGCTGGCCCTGCAGGGGCCGGAGGCGCCCGCCCGTCTCGAGGCCCTGGTGGGCACCAGCCTGGCGGGGCTGCCCCGCTTCGGCCACCGGGAGCTGGCCATCGATGGCGCGCCGGTGTTCGTGGGTCGCACGGGCTACACCGGCGAAGACGGTTTCGAGCTGCTGCTGGGCCGCGAGGCCGGCCTGGCCCTCTGGCAGCGCCTGCTGGCCGAAGGCGTCACCCCCTGCGGCCTCGGGGCCCGCGACACCCTGAGGCTGGAGGCGGCCATGCACCTCTACGGCAACGAGATGGACGCGGCCACCAGCCCCCTGGAGGCGGGTCTGGGCTGGCTGGTGCACCTGGAGATGCCCGCCGACTTCATCGGCCGCGCCGCCCTGGAGCGCCAGACCGCCGAGGGGGTGGTCCGGAAGCTGGTGGGGCTGAAGCTGCAGGGCCGCGCCATCGCCCGCCACGGCTACCCGGTGCTGCAGGACGGCGTGAAGGTGGGTGTGGTCACCAGTGGCACCTGGTCCCCCACCCTGGGGGAAGCGGTGGCCCTGGCCTATGTGCCGGCGGCGGCGGCCAAACCCGGCACCGAACTGGCGGTGGAGATCCGCGGCCGGGCCGAGCCGGCCGTGGTGGTCAAGCGGCCGTTCTACCGGCGCGGCTGA
- the aspS gene encoding aspartate--tRNA ligase, translating to MRSHGCGDLRNDAIGQQVQLCGWVDRRRDHGGVIFIDLRDRSGTVQITVDPDLAPAAFAVAERLRNETVLRVEGKVRARPAESLNERLATGAIEVLASGITVLNEVRGNLPFPVSVHDEENTREELRLRHRYLDLRRERMGRNLRLRHATVKAARGYLEGEGFIEVETPVLTRSTPEGARDYLVPSRVCGGEWFALPQSPQLFKQLLMVGGLERYYQVARCFRDEDLRADRQPEFTQLDMEMSFMDQEEILALNEGLIATIWKQVKGIELPRPFPRLTWHEAMARYGTDRPDTRYGMELTDVSDLVASMGFKVFSGAVAAGGSVKCIAVAGGNEAVSNVRIKPGGDVFSEAQKAGAGGLAFIRVRAGGEIDTIGAIKDNLSAETKAELLQRTGATEGTLLLFGAGDTATVHKALDRVRQYLARELGLVPAERDNDRWNFLWVVDFPMFEFNAGENRLEALHHPFCAPNADDLGSDPAAWAAILPTARAQAYDLVLNGLELGGGSLRIHDAALQRQVLQTIGLPLAEAERQFGFLMEALDMGAPPHGGIAFGMDRLVMLLAGEESIRDTIAFPKTQQARCLMTQAPADVAPKQLEELHVASTWTEEEG from the coding sequence ATGCGCAGCCACGGGTGCGGCGATCTGCGCAACGACGCCATCGGCCAGCAGGTCCAGCTGTGCGGCTGGGTCGACCGGCGCCGTGACCACGGCGGGGTGATCTTCATCGACCTGCGCGACCGCAGCGGCACGGTGCAGATCACGGTGGATCCCGACCTGGCCCCCGCTGCCTTCGCCGTGGCCGAGCGGCTGCGCAACGAGACGGTGCTGCGGGTGGAGGGCAAGGTGCGGGCCCGGCCGGCCGAATCCCTCAACGAACGGCTGGCCACCGGTGCCATCGAGGTGCTGGCGAGCGGCATCACGGTGCTCAACGAGGTGCGCGGCAACCTCCCCTTCCCGGTGTCGGTGCACGACGAGGAGAACACCCGCGAGGAACTGCGCCTGCGCCACCGCTACCTCGACCTGCGCCGTGAGCGCATGGGCCGCAACCTGCGGCTGCGCCACGCCACCGTCAAGGCCGCCCGCGGCTATCTGGAGGGGGAGGGCTTCATCGAGGTGGAGACCCCGGTGCTCACCCGCTCCACCCCCGAGGGCGCCCGCGACTACCTGGTGCCCAGCCGGGTCTGCGGTGGGGAATGGTTCGCCCTGCCCCAGTCGCCCCAGCTGTTCAAGCAGCTGCTGATGGTGGGGGGCCTGGAGCGGTACTACCAGGTGGCCCGCTGCTTCCGCGACGAGGACCTGCGGGCCGACCGCCAGCCGGAGTTCACCCAGCTGGACATGGAGATGAGCTTCATGGATCAGGAGGAGATCCTGGCGCTCAACGAGGGCCTGATCGCCACCATCTGGAAGCAGGTGAAGGGCATCGAGCTGCCGCGGCCGTTCCCCCGCCTCACCTGGCACGAGGCGATGGCGCGCTACGGCACCGACCGGCCCGACACCCGTTACGGCATGGAGCTCACCGATGTGAGCGACCTGGTGGCCAGCATGGGCTTCAAGGTGTTCTCCGGCGCCGTGGCGGCCGGGGGCTCGGTGAAGTGCATCGCCGTGGCCGGCGGCAACGAGGCCGTCAGCAACGTGCGCATCAAGCCCGGCGGCGATGTGTTCAGCGAGGCCCAGAAGGCGGGGGCCGGCGGCCTGGCCTTCATCCGGGTGCGGGCCGGCGGCGAGATCGACACGATCGGCGCCATCAAGGACAACCTCTCTGCCGAGACCAAGGCGGAACTGCTGCAGCGCACCGGCGCCACGGAAGGCACCCTGCTGCTGTTCGGTGCCGGCGACACCGCCACCGTCCACAAGGCCCTCGACCGGGTGCGCCAGTACCTGGCCCGCGAACTGGGCCTGGTGCCGGCCGAGCGCGACAACGACCGGTGGAACTTCCTCTGGGTGGTGGATTTCCCGATGTTCGAGTTCAACGCCGGCGAGAACCGCCTCGAAGCCCTGCACCATCCCTTCTGCGCCCCCAACGCCGATGATCTGGGCAGCGATCCGGCCGCCTGGGCGGCCATCCTGCCCACGGCCCGCGCCCAGGCCTACGACCTGGTGCTCAACGGCCTCGAGCTGGGCGGCGGCTCCCTGCGCATCCACGATGCGGCCCTGCAGCGTCAGGTGCTGCAGACCATCGGCCTGCCGCTGGCAGAGGCCGAGCGCCAGTTCGGCTTCCTGATGGAGGCCCTCGACATGGGCGCCCCGCCCCACGGCGGCATCGCCTTCGGCATGGACCGGCTGGTGATGCTGCTGGCGGGCGAGGAGTCGATCCGCGACACGATCGCCTTCCCCAAGACCCAGCAGGCCCGCTGCCTGATGACCCAGGCCCCGGCCGACGTGGCGCCCAAGCAGCTGGAGGAGCTGCACGTGGCCAGCACCTGGACGGAGGAGGAGGGCTGA
- a CDS encoding PIN domain-containing protein, with amino-acid sequence MRTLDTNVVVRLLIGDALQQTPVAEQAFLEAIASGGVFLPDVVLADVGWVLRGYALDRITRHRLLERLVRTRGVVVEDIDAAIDALENFRQGADLTDRLILARASRAGALPVLSFDQRFSGQQGVELLGAIAPGKPKPGNHP; translated from the coding sequence GTGAGGACCCTTGACACCAACGTGGTGGTGCGGCTGCTGATCGGCGACGCCCTCCAGCAGACCCCGGTCGCCGAGCAGGCCTTCCTTGAGGCCATCGCCTCCGGCGGGGTGTTCCTGCCTGATGTGGTGCTCGCGGACGTGGGCTGGGTGCTGCGGGGCTACGCCCTGGACCGCATCACCCGCCATCGGCTGCTGGAGCGTCTGGTGCGGACCCGGGGGGTTGTGGTGGAGGACATCGATGCGGCGATCGATGCGTTGGAGAACTTCCGCCAGGGGGCAGACCTGACGGACCGCCTGATCCTGGCCAGAGCCTCACGGGCCGGAGCCCTGCCGGTGCTGAGCTTTGACCAGCGCTTCTCCGGCCAGCAGGGTGTCGAGCTGCTCGGCGCCATCGCACCCGGGAAGCCCAAACCGGGGAACCATCCCTGA